One segment of Mycolicibacterium neworleansense DNA contains the following:
- a CDS encoding anti-sigma factor, translated as MTSDSDLPDLATAYALDAVSDAERADIEHRLAEAPAEVADAFRAEVRVVREAMARASATVAVTPPASLRQQALAVSRDPHRDSFRWRTGLLATAAAVVVAAGGFGAGLALRPLTAPTTAEQVLSAGDVRTVTGQLAAGGTATFMYSRDERSGVLVMNNAAPPPPGMVYQMWLMTDQGPESAGTMGAIAPSTTAMVRDLGDSSALAFTMEPDGGSTQPTGEMVARLSLT; from the coding sequence ATGACCAGCGATTCCGACCTGCCGGACCTGGCGACGGCTTACGCGCTGGACGCGGTTTCCGACGCCGAGCGCGCCGACATCGAACACCGGCTGGCTGAGGCTCCCGCCGAGGTCGCCGACGCATTCCGCGCCGAGGTACGTGTGGTGCGCGAGGCGATGGCGAGGGCCTCTGCGACGGTCGCGGTGACCCCGCCGGCGTCGCTGCGGCAACAGGCACTTGCGGTGTCCCGCGACCCGCACCGTGACAGTTTCCGTTGGCGCACGGGGTTGCTGGCCACGGCGGCTGCTGTGGTGGTCGCCGCGGGCGGCTTCGGGGCGGGATTGGCCCTGCGCCCGTTGACCGCCCCGACGACAGCCGAGCAGGTGCTGTCGGCCGGCGATGTCCGCACGGTGACCGGGCAACTGGCGGCCGGTGGCACGGCGACCTTCATGTATTCGCGCGACGAGCGGAGCGGTGTCCTGGTGATGAACAACGCCGCGCCACCACCGCCCGGGATGGTCTATCAGATGTGGCTGATGACCGATCAGGGCCCGGAGTCGGCGGGCACGATGGGGGCCATCGCACCGTCGACCACCGCCATGGTGCGTGACTTGGGGGATTCGAGCGCGTTGGCGTTCACCATGGAGCCTGACGGCGGGTCGACGCAGCCGACAGGGGAGATGGTGGCCCGGCTGTCGTTGACGTGA
- the sigK gene encoding ECF RNA polymerase sigma factor SigK, which yields MARSPDVSTVLDAQLRRVARGDAEAFEALYDATSARVYGLILRILRDPGYSEETAQDVYAQVWRNASDYDPQQGSALAWLMTLAHRRAVDRVRSEVASSRREARYVAVSTEPATDVVADSAIRTDERRQVADCLGSLTDLQRQVIELAYYDGLTYPQVSERLSTSLGTVKTRMRDGLRRLRDCLGVR from the coding sequence ATGGCCCGATCGCCGGACGTGAGCACCGTACTCGACGCCCAACTGCGCCGGGTGGCCCGCGGCGACGCCGAAGCATTCGAAGCGCTGTACGACGCCACCAGCGCCCGGGTCTACGGATTGATCCTGCGCATCCTGCGCGACCCCGGTTACAGCGAAGAGACAGCGCAGGACGTCTACGCCCAGGTGTGGCGCAACGCTTCGGACTACGACCCGCAGCAGGGTTCGGCGCTGGCCTGGCTCATGACCTTGGCGCACCGCCGCGCGGTGGATCGGGTGCGGTCCGAGGTGGCCTCAAGCCGGCGCGAGGCGCGTTACGTCGCGGTGAGCACCGAACCCGCCACCGATGTGGTCGCGGATTCGGCGATCCGGACCGACGAGCGACGGCAGGTGGCCGACTGCCTGGGATCTCTGACCGACCTGCAACGGCAGGTCATCGAGCTGGCGTACTACGACGGGTTGACCTACCCCCAGGTGTCCGAACGGTTGTCGACAAGTCTGGGCACGGTCAAGACCCGGATGCGCGACGGACTGCGCCGCCTGCGTGATTGCCTGGGGGTGAGATGA
- a CDS encoding cytochrome c biogenesis protein DipZ produces the protein MYTLLLIGFLGGLITGISPCILPVLPVIFFSGAQSARVTESDGATIVASKPTMAETLRPYRVIAGLVLSFSVVTLAGSALLQLLHLPQDALRWAGLLALTLIGLGLIFPRFEQMLEKPFSRIPQKQFASGSSGFGLGLALGVLYVPCAGPVLAAIVVAGATGSIGANTVALTLSFAVGAALPLLVFALAGRRVAERVNAFRRQQRKIRLIGGIVMLVFALALAANVPAKLQRAIPDYTSGLQDRVATAGEVQDRLSPTGSGELSKCIEGAEELQNCGAAPDITGIAGWLNTPEGAPVDLKSLRGRVVLVDFWAYSCINCQRAIPHVVDWYGRYKDSGLTVIGVHTPEYAFERVPGNVAKGAADLGITYPVALDNSYSTWTNFENRYWPAEYLIDANGVVRHVKFGEGGYDTTERLIRELLTDAKNTSLPAPVNAPDVTPTTALTPETYLGVGKEINYAGGGTYDEGDAAFDYPKNLPADSFALQGPWHLDYQGATANGAGSAIKLDYQARNVYLVVGGTGTVTVLRGGETTTVPVSGPPTLRQIVSDRDVQRGEIEVRLSQGLQAFSFTYG, from the coding sequence ATGTACACCTTGCTGCTCATCGGATTCCTCGGCGGTCTTATCACCGGCATCTCGCCGTGCATCCTGCCGGTACTGCCCGTGATCTTCTTCTCGGGTGCGCAGAGTGCCCGCGTGACCGAATCGGACGGCGCGACGATCGTCGCGTCGAAACCGACCATGGCCGAGACGCTGCGGCCCTATCGCGTGATCGCCGGGCTGGTCCTGAGCTTCAGCGTGGTGACGCTGGCCGGCTCGGCGCTGCTGCAGCTGTTGCACCTGCCCCAGGACGCGCTCCGCTGGGCGGGATTGCTGGCGCTGACGCTGATCGGGTTGGGCCTGATCTTCCCGCGCTTCGAGCAGATGCTGGAGAAGCCGTTCAGCCGGATACCGCAGAAGCAGTTCGCCTCCGGGAGTAGCGGTTTCGGCCTGGGCCTGGCGCTCGGCGTGCTCTATGTGCCGTGCGCGGGTCCGGTGCTCGCGGCGATCGTCGTAGCCGGCGCAACCGGTTCGATCGGTGCCAACACCGTCGCACTGACCTTGTCGTTCGCCGTGGGTGCCGCGCTGCCTCTGCTGGTCTTCGCGCTGGCGGGCCGGCGAGTTGCCGAGCGGGTCAACGCATTCCGCCGTCAGCAGCGCAAGATCCGGCTGATCGGGGGAATCGTGATGCTGGTTTTCGCGCTGGCGTTGGCCGCCAATGTCCCGGCGAAGTTGCAGCGGGCGATTCCCGATTACACCAGCGGGCTACAGGACCGGGTCGCCACCGCCGGTGAGGTTCAGGACAGGCTGAGTCCGACGGGTAGCGGGGAGTTGTCGAAGTGCATCGAGGGCGCAGAGGAACTCCAGAACTGCGGTGCGGCACCGGACATCACCGGCATCGCCGGTTGGCTCAACACCCCAGAGGGCGCGCCGGTCGACCTCAAGTCGCTGCGTGGCAGGGTGGTGCTGGTCGATTTCTGGGCGTACTCGTGCATCAACTGCCAGCGCGCGATTCCCCACGTCGTCGACTGGTACGGCAGATACAAGGATTCCGGCCTCACCGTAATCGGCGTGCACACTCCGGAGTACGCGTTCGAGCGGGTTCCCGGCAATGTGGCGAAAGGCGCGGCTGACCTGGGCATCACCTATCCGGTCGCGCTGGACAACTCGTATTCGACCTGGACGAACTTCGAGAACCGGTATTGGCCGGCCGAGTACCTGATCGATGCGAATGGCGTTGTGCGGCATGTGAAGTTCGGTGAGGGTGGCTACGACACGACGGAACGGTTGATCCGCGAGTTGCTCACCGACGCGAAGAACACCAGCTTGCCGGCCCCGGTGAATGCACCCGATGTCACGCCGACGACGGCGCTGACCCCCGAGACGTATCTCGGGGTCGGCAAGGAGATCAACTACGCCGGCGGCGGGACGTACGACGAGGGCGACGCGGCGTTCGATTACCCGAAGAACCTGCCCGCGGACTCGTTCGCCCTGCAAGGACCCTGGCACCTCGACTACCAAGGTGCGACGGCCAACGGCGCCGGTTCGGCCATCAAGCTCGACTATCAGGCCAGGAACGTCTACCTCGTCGTGGGTGGCACCGGCACCGTGACGGTGCTGCGCGGCGGTGAGACGACAACCGTGCCGGTCAGTGGCCCGCCAACCCTGCGGCAGATCGTCAGTGACCGCGACGTGCAGCGTGGCGAGATCGAGGTCCGGTTGAGCCAAGGGCTGCAGGCATTCTCGTTCACCTACGGGTGA
- a CDS encoding fasciclin domain-containing protein, with product MFILYKSAAVAGMAAAAMFALPACSNDTARSAPGTPAVTSAPAAPMAGDPASDLVGPGCTAYAEKVPSGPGSVVGMAQDPVTVAASNNPLLTTLTAALSGKLNPNVNLVDTLNGGEFTVFAPTDDAFAKIDPATIEVLKTDSAMLTKILTYHVVPGQASPAKVAGTHPTVQGASVSVTGSGDALKVNDASVVCGGVHTANATVYLIDTVLMPPAA from the coding sequence ATGTTCATCCTCTACAAGTCAGCCGCGGTGGCAGGGATGGCCGCCGCAGCCATGTTCGCGCTGCCCGCCTGCTCGAACGACACCGCACGCTCCGCACCCGGCACACCGGCGGTCACCAGTGCGCCCGCGGCGCCGATGGCCGGAGACCCGGCATCAGACCTGGTGGGCCCCGGTTGCACGGCCTACGCGGAGAAGGTGCCGTCCGGCCCGGGTTCGGTGGTCGGGATGGCACAGGATCCGGTCACCGTCGCGGCGTCGAACAACCCGCTGCTGACCACACTGACCGCGGCGCTGTCCGGGAAGCTGAATCCGAACGTGAACCTGGTGGACACCCTCAACGGGGGTGAGTTCACCGTGTTCGCGCCCACCGACGACGCCTTCGCCAAGATCGACCCGGCCACCATCGAGGTCCTGAAGACGGACTCCGCGATGCTGACCAAGATCCTGACCTATCACGTGGTGCCGGGGCAGGCCAGCCCGGCCAAAGTCGCCGGCACCCACCCGACCGTCCAGGGCGCATCCGTGTCGGTGACCGGCTCGGGTGACGCGCTGAAAGTCAACGACGCATCGGTGGTCTGTGGGGGCGTCCACACCGCCAACGCCACCGTGTACCTCATCGACACAGTGCTGATGCCGCCTGCTGCCTGA